In one window of Flavobacterium ginsengisoli DNA:
- the merTP gene encoding mercuric transport protein MerTP → MKMNKKLIGTGLLTAFAASLCCITPILALIAGTSGLASTFSWLEPFRPYFIGLTILVLAFAWYQKLKPQKKIDCNCETDEKTNFTQTKSFLAIITVVAVLLLAFPSYAHIFFPDSENKIIAVDASKIQKVEFTIKGMTCSGCEHHIKTEINKLEGIIEVLVSYEKGKAIVRFDNTKVSIEEIEKAINATGYTALENKTIIG, encoded by the coding sequence ATGAAAATGAATAAGAAACTAATCGGCACTGGACTTTTGACCGCGTTTGCAGCTTCATTATGTTGCATTACACCAATACTAGCTCTTATAGCAGGAACTAGCGGACTTGCTTCAACTTTTTCTTGGCTTGAACCTTTTCGTCCGTATTTTATTGGCTTAACAATTTTAGTGCTCGCTTTTGCTTGGTATCAAAAACTAAAACCACAAAAGAAAATAGATTGCAATTGCGAAACCGATGAGAAAACAAATTTTACGCAGACCAAATCATTTTTAGCAATTATCACTGTAGTAGCAGTTTTGCTTTTAGCATTTCCATCGTATGCTCATATCTTCTTTCCAGATTCTGAAAACAAAATAATTGCTGTGGATGCGTCCAAAATTCAGAAAGTTGAGTTTACGATTAAAGGAATGACTTGTTCGGGTTGCGAGCATCATATTAAAACGGAAATAAACAAACTCGAAGGCATTATCGAAGTGTTGGTTTCTTATGAGAAAGGAAAAGCGATTGTTAGATTTGACAATACAAAAGTCAGCATTGAAGAGATAGAAAAAGCAATCAACGCTACAGGTTACACAGCATTAGAAAATAAAACTATAATAGGATGA
- a CDS encoding GDCCVxC domain-containing (seleno)protein, translated as MKIELQSILTCPNCGHKKEETMPTNACQYFYECEKCKTILKPLEGDCCVYCSFGSVKCPPIQENKKCC; from the coding sequence ATGAAAATCGAATTACAATCCATACTAACTTGTCCTAACTGCGGACACAAAAAAGAAGAGACAATGCCAACAAATGCTTGCCAGTATTTTTACGAATGCGAAAAGTGCAAGACAATTCTAAAACCTTTAGAAGGTGATTGTTGCGTTTATTGCAGTTTCGGTTCTGTAAAATGTCCTCCGATTCAAGAAAACAAGAAATGCTGTTAA